A genomic window from Bubalus bubalis isolate 160015118507 breed Murrah chromosome X, NDDB_SH_1, whole genome shotgun sequence includes:
- the LOC102412301 gene encoding putative P2Y purinoceptor 10 isoform X2, producing the protein MKGEDTCVQESNEASWQAIFFAMLRCCLGNEGIITSWLTLINAEIFKMSSNSTSDAETNCNETNLTFHYPLYATTYILIFIPGLLANSAALWVLCRFISKKNKAIIFMINLSVADLAHVLSLPFRIYYYISHHWPFQRIPCLLCFYLKYLNMYASICFLTCISLQRCFFLLKPFRARDWKRRKMNAVALVGMITAAELAGFVIPVVIIAWCTWKMTISLRQPPVAFQGISEKQKALRMVYMCAAVFFICFTPYHINFIFYTMVKEAIISSCPIVQSTQYFHPFCLCLASLCCLLDPILYYFMASEFRDQLSRHGSSVTRSRLMSRESGSSMIS; encoded by the exons ATGAAAGGAGAAGATACTTGCGTGCAAGAGAGCAATGAAGCAAGCTGGCAAGCCATTTTCTTTGCAATGTTAAGATGTTGTCTGGGAAATGAAG GGATTATAACTTCATGGCTTACCTTGATAAATGCTGAAATATTCAAGATGAGCAGCAACAGTACCAGCGATGCTGAGACTAACTGCAATGAAACAAATTTGACATTTCATTACCCTCTCTACGCAACCACCTACATCCTCATATTCATCCCTGGTCTACTGGCCAACAGTGCAGCCTTATGGGTTCTGTGCCGCTTtatcagcaagaaaaataaagccattatTTTCATGATAAACCTCTCTGTGGCTGACCTTGCCCACGTGCTGTCCTTACCCTTCCGGATTTACTATTACATCAGCCACCATTGGCCTTTCCAGAGGATCCCTTGTCTGCTATGCTTCTACCTGAAGTATCTCAACATGTATGCCAGCATTTGTTTCCTGACATGCATCAGCCTTCAGAGGTGCTTCTTTCTCCTCAAGCCCTTCAGGGCTAGAGACTGGAAACGTAG GAAAATGAATGCAGTGGCTTTGGTTGGGATGATTACAGCTGCTGAACTGGCAGGATTTGTGATTCCAGTAGTCATCATTGCATGGTGCACCTGGAAAATGACTATATCCTTGAGACAACCACCTGTGGCTTTCCAAGGAATCAGTGAAAAGCAAAAAGCACTGAGGATGGTTTACATGTGTGCTGCAGTCTTCTTCATCTGCTTCACTCCCTAtcatattaactttattttttataccaTGGTAAAGGAAGCTATCATTAGCAGTTGTCCCATTGTCCAAAGCACACAGTATTTCCATCCTTTCTGTCTATGCCTTGCAAGTCTCTGCTGCCTTTTGGATCCGATTCTCTATTACTTCATGGCCTCAGAGTTTCGTGACCAACTATCTCGCCATGGCAGCTCTGTGACTCGTTCCCGCCTAATGAGCAGGGAGAGTGGTTCGTCAAtgattagttaa
- the LOC102412301 gene encoding putative P2Y purinoceptor 10 isoform X1, translating into MKGEDTCVQESNEASWQAIFFAMLRCCLGNEGIITSWLTLINAEIFKMSSNSTSDAETNCNETNLTFHYPLYATTYILIFIPGLLANSAALWVLCRFISKKNKAIIFMINLSVADLAHVLSLPFRIYYYISHHWPFQRIPCLLCFYLKYLNMYASICFLTCISLQRCFFLLKPFRARDWKRRYDVGISAAIWVIVGTACLPFPIMRSTDLANNTDSCFADLGYRKMNAVALVGMITAAELAGFVIPVVIIAWCTWKMTISLRQPPVAFQGISEKQKALRMVYMCAAVFFICFTPYHINFIFYTMVKEAIISSCPIVQSTQYFHPFCLCLASLCCLLDPILYYFMASEFRDQLSRHGSSVTRSRLMSRESGSSMIS; encoded by the exons ATGAAAGGAGAAGATACTTGCGTGCAAGAGAGCAATGAAGCAAGCTGGCAAGCCATTTTCTTTGCAATGTTAAGATGTTGTCTGGGAAATGAAG GGATTATAACTTCATGGCTTACCTTGATAAATGCTGAAATATTCAAGATGAGCAGCAACAGTACCAGCGATGCTGAGACTAACTGCAATGAAACAAATTTGACATTTCATTACCCTCTCTACGCAACCACCTACATCCTCATATTCATCCCTGGTCTACTGGCCAACAGTGCAGCCTTATGGGTTCTGTGCCGCTTtatcagcaagaaaaataaagccattatTTTCATGATAAACCTCTCTGTGGCTGACCTTGCCCACGTGCTGTCCTTACCCTTCCGGATTTACTATTACATCAGCCACCATTGGCCTTTCCAGAGGATCCCTTGTCTGCTATGCTTCTACCTGAAGTATCTCAACATGTATGCCAGCATTTGTTTCCTGACATGCATCAGCCTTCAGAGGTGCTTCTTTCTCCTCAAGCCCTTCAGGGCTAGAGACTGGAAACGTAGGTACGATGTAGGCATCAGTGCTGCCATATGGGTCATCGTGGGTACTGCCTGTTTGCCATTTCCCATCATGAGAAGCACAGACTTAGCCAACAACACTGACTCTTGCTTTGCTGATCTTGGTTACAGGAAAATGAATGCAGTGGCTTTGGTTGGGATGATTACAGCTGCTGAACTGGCAGGATTTGTGATTCCAGTAGTCATCATTGCATGGTGCACCTGGAAAATGACTATATCCTTGAGACAACCACCTGTGGCTTTCCAAGGAATCAGTGAAAAGCAAAAAGCACTGAGGATGGTTTACATGTGTGCTGCAGTCTTCTTCATCTGCTTCACTCCCTAtcatattaactttattttttataccaTGGTAAAGGAAGCTATCATTAGCAGTTGTCCCATTGTCCAAAGCACACAGTATTTCCATCCTTTCTGTCTATGCCTTGCAAGTCTCTGCTGCCTTTTGGATCCGATTCTCTATTACTTCATGGCCTCAGAGTTTCGTGACCAACTATCTCGCCATGGCAGCTCTGTGACTCGTTCCCGCCTAATGAGCAGGGAGAGTGGTTCGTCAAtgattagttaa
- the LOC102412301 gene encoding putative P2Y purinoceptor 10 isoform X3, whose product MSSNSTSDAETNCNETNLTFHYPLYATTYILIFIPGLLANSAALWVLCRFISKKNKAIIFMINLSVADLAHVLSLPFRIYYYISHHWPFQRIPCLLCFYLKYLNMYASICFLTCISLQRCFFLLKPFRARDWKRRYDVGISAAIWVIVGTACLPFPIMRSTDLANNTDSCFADLGYRKMNAVALVGMITAAELAGFVIPVVIIAWCTWKMTISLRQPPVAFQGISEKQKALRMVYMCAAVFFICFTPYHINFIFYTMVKEAIISSCPIVQSTQYFHPFCLCLASLCCLLDPILYYFMASEFRDQLSRHGSSVTRSRLMSRESGSSMIS is encoded by the coding sequence ATGAGCAGCAACAGTACCAGCGATGCTGAGACTAACTGCAATGAAACAAATTTGACATTTCATTACCCTCTCTACGCAACCACCTACATCCTCATATTCATCCCTGGTCTACTGGCCAACAGTGCAGCCTTATGGGTTCTGTGCCGCTTtatcagcaagaaaaataaagccattatTTTCATGATAAACCTCTCTGTGGCTGACCTTGCCCACGTGCTGTCCTTACCCTTCCGGATTTACTATTACATCAGCCACCATTGGCCTTTCCAGAGGATCCCTTGTCTGCTATGCTTCTACCTGAAGTATCTCAACATGTATGCCAGCATTTGTTTCCTGACATGCATCAGCCTTCAGAGGTGCTTCTTTCTCCTCAAGCCCTTCAGGGCTAGAGACTGGAAACGTAGGTACGATGTAGGCATCAGTGCTGCCATATGGGTCATCGTGGGTACTGCCTGTTTGCCATTTCCCATCATGAGAAGCACAGACTTAGCCAACAACACTGACTCTTGCTTTGCTGATCTTGGTTACAGGAAAATGAATGCAGTGGCTTTGGTTGGGATGATTACAGCTGCTGAACTGGCAGGATTTGTGATTCCAGTAGTCATCATTGCATGGTGCACCTGGAAAATGACTATATCCTTGAGACAACCACCTGTGGCTTTCCAAGGAATCAGTGAAAAGCAAAAAGCACTGAGGATGGTTTACATGTGTGCTGCAGTCTTCTTCATCTGCTTCACTCCCTAtcatattaactttattttttataccaTGGTAAAGGAAGCTATCATTAGCAGTTGTCCCATTGTCCAAAGCACACAGTATTTCCATCCTTTCTGTCTATGCCTTGCAAGTCTCTGCTGCCTTTTGGATCCGATTCTCTATTACTTCATGGCCTCAGAGTTTCGTGACCAACTATCTCGCCATGGCAGCTCTGTGACTCGTTCCCGCCTAATGAGCAGGGAGAGTGGTTCGTCAAtgattagttaa